From the genome of Syngnathoides biaculeatus isolate LvHL_M chromosome 4, ASM1980259v1, whole genome shotgun sequence:
gtgcgtgcgtgtgtaaaTGCATTCAAtgtctgcgtgttttttttttttttttttataatatatagGGCCGCCCTCAGATGGCACTGCACTGTTTCAGGAACGCGGTGGAGACAGatttcctgtgtgtgtgcgctcaaTATCAGAGCGTGCTCATCTTCAGGGGCTTGGGGGACACGCAGGCGGAGATACAAATGCTTCGATTCTTGCACTCTGTGGGTAAAGCGATGCGTCCCCGCTGTTGATGCGCACGCttgcgtggtggtggtggggggggtaaaGTTGATTCTTCTCCGGCAGACGCTGATGTTGCCCTCCACCTCTGAGCCTCTGACAGCCGGCGATCAGATCTTCTCGCTGTCCGTACTTCTACGGAGTCCGGCCCTGCGCAGCCTGCTTTTTGTCCCGACTGCCTTGTGTGTTCTTCACAGTTTGGCCCAGAAATGCGTGCTGGATTCAAGGTGAATCGGAATCCCGCCTCTGCTTCCTAActctattttccatccattatctttgccgcttatcctcacgagggtcgcagggagtgctggagcctatcccagctgtcaatgggcaggaggcgggttacgccctgaactggttgccagccaatcgcagggcacacagagacagaaaacagccagacccacaatcacacctaggggcaatttagagtctccaattaatgttgcatgtttttgggatgtgggaggaacatgcagacttcacacaggcgagtacggattgaacccaagacctcagaactgtgaggccaacgctttaccagctgctccaccgtgccgcctacattttccccgtttttttgttttttttcacttcagttGCCTTGTGAGTGTAGTTATGCACATTGATAGAAATGGTATTCAATAGATGTCTAATTCTTCTAGGGTGTCTGAAGGTGTGGAATGTTATCTGGACCTGCTGGCTGCTATTCATTCCGAGGAACACAGCGTAAGAAGAAACACTTTTTCCGCGCacactatagagctcgtgcacctacgtcaccgaagtcacgtgactggccgtaCTGTCGGTCTAGCAAAgaattcttcaatgctaagtcggttggagacggcgcGAAACTACGTCTTATAGCAGGACgttcagagttttgtccgataccgttaaacatttagaaggtgataataaatgaaggtatgtggaaaaatgagaaacgcttggcaaagaggacccatatttaatcccaaatttgatgttttctcccgataagaaagtggactgttaacacgcttccgcttgtcttggacaactggatctactcATGGATCTGGtcagtaagtcgtcaagatttacatgcaagagtttgaaagcatagaaaagtctggacgcatacgctagatctgttctcaatcaagaataaatcccacatagtgatggagccactcagatttttttaatacaaataccaatatttaaataaatgacccctggttttacacaaactcgcattcattaactatgatcggACAAAAAAAGAGTCCGCTCCTTGTACACGGAAACGTGTTGCGACCACACCTTaaacttctctgtgacagatgttttttttttttttttttttaatatgcattgttctcaaatgagttcaatgcgtatttaaaaaaagaaagtgaactgctgggataggcttcagcccctgtacacggaagcgtgttgtggccacacctTAACCTACATAAagctctctgtgacagacggtttatttatttatttttttaatcatgcattggactcatttgagaacaatgcatattttaaaaagaaagcaaaatgtcTGTCGGGTAGAGGTTTattgaagtttaatgtgtggccttaacacgcttccgtgtacgttgcagacgactccctgttttgtttttggtttttttttcacgcattgttctcaaatgagccaacttggcattataaatacttcttgggaatttgagtctgtcggggagaggtttaccgaagttgaACGTGTGGCCGCACCACGCTTCCGTGCACGTTGAAGAcgacgactccctgtcattttattttttttcttaaacatattattctcaaatgagccaacttggcattataaatacttcttgggaatttgagattgagaagaataattcctacctgaaatgaagtgatcgttaCACAGTCGTGTCTATTTGGTTGGGCCCCATCCATCaagtttaattgccaaaatccatcgatcttttctggtattTTCAGACGGTATTCTATGGAACGATCTCTTGagtatctgtctcgtctgttgtgacaaccaccagcacaacaagtctcgggcattgtgaatattctgctccggttcaatgtcctccCAACACTGTCGaccagctctttttgaccggcaatgtggcgccgtgaaaatggtgacgtcacgtgcacgagttcTATACTTTAGTCCGCTGTGCTGTTGATTATCAACCCCCCCAGGTATCTTCAGAGGACTCTCGCCTTCCCCGGTTAGCCGAACTTTACCTGGAAGCCGGCACCGCCTTGCTCATGGCCGAGCGCCCCGTCGATTGCATGACTTTGTGCGATGAAGTCATCGCCACCACGGCGGAGCTGCTGCCGGAGCGCGTGGTGCTGGAAGACCCGGAGGAAGGGGTGGAGGAGTCGTCTACGTGCGCTGACGGTGAACAGGATGGGGCGGCGATGCTTTTTTGGACGGGGGCGGCTTACCTCCTCCAGGGTCACAGCTGCTGTCAGCTGCAGGACTGGAAGCAAGCTGCGGCACACTACACAAGGTTTGTGAAGCAGGACTTCGGTCACCTCTTTATCTGACCAAACTGAGACTCTGTTGTGCGTCACAGATGTATTAACCTGCTGGTGAAAGTGAGCTTTAAAGAGAGAGGCAAGTACTTTCCTCGCCGGCAGCCTCGAGACGAAAATTGTCTTTGGAGTAAAAAGGCTTCCACGTTGACTTCTTAGGTGGCCAACCTCAAATCCCGACTCCGGACATGTGCAATGAGAAAAGAAGAGATCTTCAGATTCTACAGAGGATGAAGGGGCTCTCATTAGCGGGGCGGGGCATCAGCTTCGCGCAGACCGACCAGCTTCGACACGCACTGAGAAACCTCCAGCTCAGCCTGCACGCTTTTCCAGGTATATTGTTAATCACACAAATGAGCAACTTGGTCAGAGACAGAGAAACAAGTTAATgacttttcgttttttttttttttttttaattgtataccGCTTCCcctggaggccccatagctcagtggttagcgcattggtttggtaaaccaggggttgtgagttcgtttctcactggggcctccactccccaaagcggggttgcatcaggaagggcatctggcggaaaaactgtgccaaacaaatacgagggttcatctgagatgacacgctgtggcgacccctaacgggaaaaccCGAAagaaatttgttgttgttgttgtataccGCTTCTCCTAAATCATATATGTACAATACATAACTGGAACAGTATTGGTCCCTTCTgattatttaccgtaatttctagcATACAAGCCGCGTCTTTTTTTAAACGCTgtaaaccctgcggtttatgcggtgatgtggcgaatttgtgcatttttttctaacggccgcaagggggcactcgagcggaaaaggtgagagagagaccggtggaatatatgtgccgaggaagtgacttttaccagccctgttagcactgcgctggCGTTAAGttctgtgctagcgtgttgctgctgtgttactggcccGTCTaaatgatatttaccggtaagttttattttaaccggccttgttagcgtaaagctagcattagcgccccctagcgttaaactctttctgtgtaccgtctttcttagtaaatatctcgtgtttcaatgtgggcacttgcgtgcatgtaccaaatggtatttcctttataaatgtactcggtgaggcttgtaaccaggtgcgctgtgtaggccgggaattacgctagtTTTCTGAActtgatttgaaataaaattctaTGGATTGGAACAGTGCATGTTAGCTATGCACACATGCGGACAATGACAACTGAGGTGGTTGTAGTACTGCTGTTGTTTTGTGTAGCTACTTCACATCGGTAAAATATTGAATGTATTAGAAACTGTGAGGAAGTAGTAGACCAATAGTTGTACGCCACTGCGAACAACATCCATGAGAAACAATCAATATCAATCAAAATGACGCATTATTTGTTTTGACAAGCCGACTTAAACTAGAATTTTACACCGTAAATCTTGTCGCATCTCTCCCTGTGCAGAGTATGTGAATGCAAGACTCTGGTGTGGAGAGTTGCTGTGGAGGTTCGACAGGAAAAGTGAGGCGGCCGCAATATGGGAGAAGACGTGGAGCATTAGCATAAGCTCAGCAGAGTAAGTAAGAACCCCAGGGGACAGTCGTTTAGTCTGAATGTTCTGTCcccaaaatgaataatttcataGCGTATACATTTTTATACCTTTTGTTGTTGGTGTAGGAACATGCCTATGTACTTGCGGGAACCTCAATCCGGACCCACGTTGGACACTGAAGAACTTCGCCGCAGGATACGTGAACTTCATTCCGGCTAGCTCGCCTTGAGCGATGAAGAAGAATGTCACGTATATTCATATGTAACTTTTTGCTTATTTGTACAGCTGTCAATGTCTAAAGGAAAGCGAcacatttgcattgtttataACTAAAACTAATGGATTTGCAGCATGCAGAAcacacacccatccatccattttctttgccgcttatcctcacgagggtcgcggtgagtgctggagccaatcgcagggcacatggagacaaatacccgcgctcatgatcacacctaggggctatatagagtgtccaattaatgttgcatgttttgaaacccacgcagggacggacggggagaacatgcaaactctacacaggcaggcctGGGATCGAATACGAAtactaagaactgtgaggccccaGAACACACAACACATTGCAAAACTGCTCACATACTGCCACAGTTACAAAAAATTTCAgggtaaatttatttatttttttttttaaagaccattTGTATGATCTGAAATGCTAACTCAGTAAATGATTTGAGGACTAAAATGATGTGCCAATTGCTGTCAGGAATGACATCCCTAAAATCTAATTGGACGTGTACTTCAAGGTTACTTCATGCCATAGTTATGGCtgaactttttattattatttttttactggatgcttatttttttgttgttgttgttctttcttcAACTTTGTTTACAGAAGTATTCCTATTAAACTAAACAGGCCAAAGAATCAAACCTTTGACAGATACCTGCATTAAGCGATGCAACTTTATGTAGTTTTGGAACAAGTCGCCGGGAAATTTGTGTCCCTCTGACGTTCCAAGACAACCAATCACGTCGCCCTCGAGATGCACAACAATCAAGAACAAACGTCCTGCTGACGTATCAGACATGACAGAGCTTCGCGAATGACACGATTATCGTGGGTGTTTGACCGTTTGGCTGGAAACTCGACACGACGGTGTCGCGTTTAGTATCCATTCTGTGGAAATATATCGCTTAACTTTTCGTCGAAGAAAGGTGAAAGTGACAAGAGTTAGCACTTCTTTAACGCGGTACACGCTCATTGGTTTACTGACAGGGTCGAGTGACCAATTAGATCAAAGCAGGCGGACCATAAGGCCAGACTGAAGTGTTTGCAATTGGCTAAAGAGGAACACCGCTGGACGTGACGTCATGCCGTCTTGACTACAATTGGTTGACGAGTTTGATGAAGGGCACCAACCAATCAGAGCGAATGGGGCGTCGGGTGCTCTGTACAGCAGCATAGAAAACCACGGAAACCTCTGCTTGGACATTCGTGTGATATTTTGCTAAGTGTGGAAACGAGAGCCGGTGAAGCATCGCGCATTTAACTagcttttatatatttattattgtcaAGCAGGTGGACGACCATGGCATCGGGCGGGGAGTAAGTAGACacattaatgtatgttttcatCGAAAAATGATACTACCGGTCCTGAAATGCACAAGTTGGTTAAAGTTAGCCGGACTGCTAACGTATAAAGCTAACGGGGTCAGTTATTTGCCAATTAGCTACATTTTTCTGACACTGGGGTGTTATCGTGAATGGATGTAACAAATTAACATATCGGTGTTATTCCCACGCTGTCGTTGAGTAGTTTCAGCGAACTTGTCTTGTGAACGGCTCGACAAAGCGCAGTCATCGCTGTGGAATCGTTCCGCGTCTTAGCTTAGCAACACCGTCAAGGCCAAAGCCATCATCCACCATTACACAGAAGTGGCGTTCACACCATTTGGCAGCTTGTAGCCCGGCCACAGTTGGCCTAACggtgaggagtgctggaacattCAACCCGACGCCCCACAAAATAGGCAGAGTCATTACTAACTGTTGTTTCTGAAGACGTAGCGACCTTCTCGCGTCACATCAACACTACAAACAGCCGCAAATGCTAGCTGGTTAGCATCATTAGCGTTTATGCTAAACGCCCAAGTTAACGCTAAAGGTGTAATAATGTTTCACCGGGTGAATGTACGACAAAATCCATAAGATAACGTGGGATACGCTACAACCGGTTGTGTAGAAGCGTTCACAACTTTATCTTGTGGTAGAAAAAAACTGCCATAGTTTCCCTTTTCGATTCTTTTGCTGTGTCATCTGGGCTCCCTCGCTCGCCCGTCACTGAGCGTAAAGGCTAACATTAGCGTGCTAACGACATGGAAACTCATTATAAAAGCGGTGCTGGCGTGTTCTAGAAACGAAATCTTTTCGAGCACGTGTCTTATttcacgttgtttttttttgacagtccTCTCAAACACACGTTATCATAAGGAAACCCTTAAAATAGTGAAGTAGGTGACACGGTCATTTTATGTGTTTACAAACGTGAGTGTGGAAAAATAGTATACATAAGTAATTTATGTATATTGAAGGCTGAGTGTCAGGAGAGTATAATATACTGAGCACAGACACTTGTCAATATGAATGGAAAAGAAAGCCTGGAGCACAAATTGTGTAATTCGCACagattttacttatttttttgtttagctgAGTAAGCAACCACTTCAGACAAGTCACAAGAAGATTTTCAACAATCTGTATTTACAACTGCAATATCTGACTTGGTTTTCTATTTAGTGCCTATGTTCATTGTGGTTATTATTTGTCCTTTCAAGATCAAAGAATGATGACTTAGCCACAGCAATTCTGAAACAGAAGAACAGGCCTAACAGACTGATAGTCGACGAGTCTATTAATGAAGACAACAGTGTGGTGTCTCTCTCTCAGGTACGGAGGATTGTACAGCTGAGTGGTGTTTGAATATTATCAGCACATGAGTGGTGTTCAAATCCAATGTCTTTTAATGTGGCTTCCAGACCAAGATGGATGAGCTGCAGCTCTTCCGTGGTGACACAGTGCTGATGAAGGGCAAAAAGAGGCGTGAGACGGTGTGCATCGTACTGTCTGATGACACCTGCTCAGACGAAAAGGTTCGAATGAACAGGGTGGTGCGCAACAACCTGAGGGTCCGACTGGGTGATGTCATCAGGTGGGGGAGTGATGCACTACTGTCTTGGCTTGTTCTAAAgttggcttttaaaaaaaaaaaaattatattttcccTCAGCATTCAGCCATGTCCTGATGTAAAGTATGGAAAGAGGATCCACGTCCTACCAATAGATGACACAGTAGAGGGAATCACTGGCAACTTGTTTGAGGTTTATCTCAAGCCGTACTTTCTCGAGGCTTATAGACCCATCCGCAAAGGTTTGTGTGTGCAAGATTTATACGACCACGTTTTATTTTCAGTGAGTTGAAACCTTAATATAAATGACCTGATTATTACTTCGAAGGTGATATTTTCCTGGTCAGAGGAGGCATGCGTGCTGTGGAATTCAAAGTAGTGGAAACCGATCCTTCTCCCTACTGCATCGTTGCTCCGGACACCGTCATTCACTGTGAGGGCGAGCCAATCAGGAGAGAGGTGGGTACGAAGCTGTCCTGCTTGCCCACAAGCACGTATTCAACTATCCCCTTCTCACTTTGGGTCAATCGCGCAGGATGAAGAGGAGTCTTTGAATGAGGTCGGCTATGATGACATTGGTGGCGTGAGGAAGCAGCTCGCTCAGATCAAAGAAATGGTGGAACTTCCTCTGAGGCATCCTGCACTTTTCAAGGCCATAGGTGTCAAGGTGTGCTTTTACATTGGCCTTAACTCCTAATGCAGCTGTTTTCAGAATGCTAGATATTAACTCATTCATGGAGAGGGTGGCAATTCTTTGCCTTATTTAgataagtctcctaacaggccacaatcaaggaaataacttctttttcgtttaacgcaaaacaaagggcaaaaaagatatcccctctcgcgggcagtgtCCCAAAATTGGgacaggtatgttatcagttctgtgaagtggtacatactagatatgtttattaattaattcttattatAGAACATttatgcattaataatactgatggattaggagaccccgtagctcagtggttagagcactggtttggtaaaccaggggttgtgggttcgtatcccactggggcctccactccctgagaagggttgcgtcaggaagggcatccggcgtaaaaattgtgctaaacacacatgtgcgttcatctgagatgacacgctgtggcgaccccgaaagagaCAAGTGGAAAGATGGGAGGAggaatactgatggattagcattttgaagacaaacttggttgcacaCTGACCTTTCTGCCTTTCTACTCTTGGAAaatgctccatgtgtacttgaggcagccgtgttgggtcaggaaggaaagggaaataactctgtgctaactttgaccgatgagttatcctctcctgataccaaattatggcttcagattaaaacacttaaatattttgatatactgaaggatataatgcgtgactCTGCTCACGAATGGGTTAAACGTGTACCTAACTTTGTATTAAGTGTTTTGCCTATGATGGTTTTGTTGTAATAGCAAGGTAACGGTCATCTTGCATGACAACCATATGATTCATAATAATTTAGAAGTCGAACTTTCTCTCATACTGTATTTCCATAGTAGTAGTTCTTTTATTCGGGAGACAGCGCTTTTTAATTGCAAAGTGTTGCATAAAATGCCACACAAGCAACAGTTAGTACCAGAAATTTAGTTAATTTTGCTGCTGGTGTATTGAAAACCCTactatgacaaaaaataaaatgttgtcctATATGATACTTGGTCTTAAAACTACATTGTGTTAATCCATTGCTTTTTCCAGCCCCCACGCGGAATTCTTCTTTATGGACCCCCGGGAACTGGAAAGACCTTGATTGCCAGGGCTGTGGCCAATGAAACGGGGGCCTTTTTCTTCCTGATCAATGGTATGGTGACTTTTCAATGTACCGTAATCCCTCTGTATGAATGCTATTTATTATAATGGTGTGACTGCATTGTCATGAGAACTGGCTAAATGAGTTTCGACTTCATAACAGTTTTCCTTTGGGTGTCATAAAATACTGCCAGTGTCAGCCTTGCTCTTTTTAGATTCTGGTCGTGGACAAGACTAGGATTTGCCAGcctcttacaaaaaaaaaaaaacaacagtatttctctaatgaaaatgtttttttttttttttttttttaaaggccctGAGATAATGAGCAAGCTGGCTGGAGAGAGTGAGAGTAACTTAAGGAAAGCCTTTGAGGAAGCAGAGAAAAATGCTCCTGCCATCATCTTCATCGACGAGCTCGATGCTATTGCTCCTAAGAGAgagaaggtgagagagagagagagatgaataCATCTATAGCTTGCACTCTTGAAACTAAAATCCACAGTCATATGTTGCCAAACACTTGCGCTGGGTATATATTATTGATTACATTTAAATGGTGCCATGCTTTTTGCTGTAACAATGTCTTTTTGTAGACTCACGGTGAGGTGGAGAGGCGCATTGTGTCGCAGCTGCTGACTCTGATGGATGGCCTCAAACAGAGAGCCCATGTCATCGTTATGGCCGCCACAAACAGACCTAACAGCATCGACCCAGCTCTCAGGAGATTTGGTAAATAACACGGCACACTCGACATGGCCAACAAGCATCTGTTGCAGAGTTGCTTACAAATGAGCAAGTTTTAGTTAGAATTCTTGGTTGGTTGATGCAGACTCGCACACTAATGTACAAAGCTTGGAGTCCATGCCAAGTTCTGTCTGTTGAAATTTGGTGtggcaaatttcatttttgcataTTATTACCAGAGCCCTGCATCATatttcaaagttttgttttctgggttttaatcttttattttctaGCTTTCTCatgaggagttttttttttttttaattattttttaaaattgtttttaaatttctatTTTGGTTTGCATATATGTTGTCCCCCCGCCCCAATACTCTGGCTTCCTCagggaaacttaaaaaaaaaaaaaaaaaaaaagctccacacaggaagaccagagcaaagattcaaacccagaagaaaaacaactttgaaATATGATGCGGGGCCTCGGtaataatattcaaaatgaaatttgccttggaaaaaagtcatttaaattcTTTTTAGACTCAAATTGGGTTTGGCGTTGCAAGAGGTCCCAATTGACCAAGTAACATGTTTAAAAGGACAAATATTAACTCTTAAGAATTTGTTTGACTTGAGGAGTGTAGGTATGAATTTAATTTTTGACCATATTATTTCAAGACTGAATTGGAGTAAATTTGTCATTCCAAAATCTCCACTATAGGAAAATCATTTTTGATGGTGTGTGGGATTTTGTGCCAGTACAATACTTGGCAACAGTAAACTCTTTGAATAATTCACTGGACAActtctgtattattttttattttctcggAATATTCAAAACTACACCAGAAGTGCTCAAGgtgtcgatcgtgaggcagttttgttTGATCACCTGacggtgtgtttaaaaaaaaaaaaaggcagtcagcctatcatccatcttgtcgcatgattcaggtgtggcagatacacataaaggtgcgttctgCAAGCTGGCATCCTATTTATGGTCTCTTACTTgctagctgcttgaaaagtatatcttggggtaaaaaaaaaaaaagtctgggcacccctgctctacacaTTGTATACCCAGTTGTAAATTATATACAGCTGCTCACTTGAGATAGTTAGAAATTACGCCAGCCTCCTTTTGGATGGTGGTGACACAATAGAAGTTCAGTGGCTTTCATGTTCACGCTGTCAAATCATTCAGTGGAGCTAATAAGGATATTTAAACCCTTTCAGGGCGTTTTGACCGGGAGGTGGACATTGGCATCCCAGATGCCACTGGCAGACTAGAGATTCTTCAGATTcacaccaaaaacatgaagctgGCTGATGATGTGGACTTGGAACAGGTCTGTGCTCTTCTATTGTACTGACGTGGATTATTGC
Proteins encoded in this window:
- the fancg gene encoding Fanconi anemia group G protein, whose amino-acid sequence is MSTERQQSPSNLPDRWLQENNELVNKWKNRDASSRDQNHVILLLSSEFQKLLRKIQGLPPLDDHVRLELCVAYNVCLLSIALSQMSEAEMLLTQTVDRVLQMARVEPTESSPPEFWRAVVTSVENEAFKTGVQNLLCVRWAIWLSNCTLEAIEGLQEEFSSLSAGLDQDVTSEARRIPSNVPLLLMEPRKLLELLQICTLITQGAERLNEGRSSEALTALHAASSLPAPRILVAYTHLLSGACLARTGRPQMALHCFRNAVETDFLCVCAQYQSVLIFRGLGDTQAEIQMLRFLHSTLMLPSTSEPLTAGDQIFSLSVLLRSPALRSLLFVPTALCVLHSLAQKCVLDSRVSEGVECYLDLLAAIHSEEHSVSSEDSRLPRLAELYLEAGTALLMAERPVDCMTLCDEVIATTAELLPERVVLEDPEEGVEESSTCADGEQDGAAMLFWTGAAYLLQGHSCCQLQDWKQAAAHYTRCINLLVKVSFKERGGQPQIPTPDMCNEKRRDLQILQRMKGLSLAGRGISFAQTDQLRHALRNLQLSLHAFPEYVNARLWCGELLWRFDRKSEAAAIWEKTWSISISSAENMPMYLREPQSGPTLDTEELRRRIRELHSG